The genomic stretch CCTGCGCGGCGATCTGGGCGAGGCCGTGCAGCAGCTCAAGCAGGAGCCGGGTCAGGGCCTGTTCGTGGGTGGCGTGCAGCTCCCCATGGCGTTGGCGGAGCTGGGGTTGATCGACGAGTACGAGTTCGTGGTGCATCCCAGGCTGGTGGGCCACGGGCGGACGTTGTTCGCGGGGCTGTCGCAGCGGGTCGATCTGGAGCTCGTGAATCGGCTGGAGTTCGGCTCGGGGGCGGTGGCGATGCAGTACGAACCGAGAAGGTAACCATCGGGGTTGGGGGTTCAAGCCGACTGTGGGCACGCAGTCAGCAGCTCATACGATCAGGGCATGGCAATGCAGAAGCAGGACGCCCCACCAAGGCCACTCATGGTCGGCGACGTCGTGACCGCCCATTCACGGGAACTCGGGGAATGGACAGCCGCGCAGATAGTCCGACTCGACCCCGATTCACAGACGGCGGCCGTACTTGAGCTGGACTGGTCCGGCCCTGAGCCATCGTCCATGGCCAACCTCGGCGACATCACCCCGCTCAGGCTCACTCACCACTCATGGAACGGGTCGCTGTCTTTCTGCAACCAGGGGTGGGTCCTGCCGCGCAGCCACAAGGTGGTCGGAACGATGCCCCTCCTCCATGACAAGCCGTCGAACTCCTGGGCCTACGGATGGCACTTGGGCGATCAGCTCGCCCGGCAACGACGGTGGGACAGCGGCGTCCGTGAAGACCCGGTCGCGGCTTGGAAGGCAGAGTACACCGGAGAGGCGGTCAATGAATTCCTCAGCCGACCGACAGAGCCACGATCAGAGGTAACACAGCTGACAATCCGGGATGTTGACACCCTGGACTGCGCTCAGCTCGTCACGCGATTCCCCGAGGTGACCTCGCTCCAACTGTACGGACGCCTCGGCCTCCTCTCCGCCGCGGGCGAGCTGAACCGGCTGACGTCGCTCCAGAGAATCGGCATCGCCGACCTCTTCGGCATGACCGGAGAAGACCGCCTGCGCCCGCAGTCCGTGCCGGAACTGGAATCCGTGGACCTCTACAACATCCCTGCCGCCTACGCCTCGGCCATGCGCGGCGCCTGGAGACCGGAGATCCCGGAAGGCGTCTATATATCCATCCTCCGAGGCCGCAAGCCCGAATGGGTCGAGGAGAACCGGAACAACCCGTTGCGCGACTGGGACGGCCGCGAACACATCAGTCCCGCCACCTACAAGAGGGCGCTCACGCAGTACAAGGCGACGCGGAAGGCCGTCCTTGAGGTGTTCGCCGTAGAAGCCGCAGGGGTCTGGTCGTCACGCCTGGAGGAGATCGGGCATGCCTACGGCGAGGCGTTCAATCGCCTTGACTATCGGTCGGGCTTCATCGAGACCGTCGAGCGCGAAGAGCTCTTCGACGCCCTTGAGCACATCATGAATGAGGCCGAGACACTCCACGGCCCTGACGCCAAGGCCACCCGCGACAGCCTCATCTCAGGAGCGGACTCCGCCCGAGACTGGTAGCGAGGCCCCGGACGTCCCACCAGGCCGCGTGATCACCGGATCAGGGCGACGACTGCCGTCTCTATGGGGTCGATGTCCGGCTCACCCGCATCCGAGGTGTCGACTTCTACGACGGCATCGACTCCACCCGGCGGCGCAAAGATGGACGGCTTCATCTCGCCTCGCTGGAACTGGGCGGAGAGCTGTCGCTCGACGGCCCCGCCTCCAGCCGCGCGGACCCGGAGCCGCTCGCCAATGACCGACTCGCGCGCGACGACGTGAACGGCGAGCATTCTGGCGTCAGATGAGTGCAGGGCATCAAGCAGGCGAGACGACAACACCGAGGTCTCCACCACGAAGCTCACCCCCGAAGAGGCAAGCAGACGGGCCGTGTTGACCATCGCTTCCTCGGCACGGAGGCTGACAGGACCACCGGCGACATGGAAGTCCGGAGCGAACTGGACACCGCCGTCCCCGGCGACAGAAGCGGCAGACAGCCCTAGCCCCCGCTTGATCTCGTCCCTGGTCAGGAACAGCACACCGAGACGACGCGCCGTCGCACACGCCACAGTGGTCTTTCCGGCCCCCGGAGACCCGCATACGGCGACCACTACTGGTCGTTGCAACCCCGGCATCCGCCGATCCTGCCGGATCTTGATCTTGTTGTCTACGACGCAGCGGGAAGCTCAACGGTGATGCGGAGCCCGCCTGCGGAGCGCGGGGTGAGCGTGAGGGTTCCGTCGTGGGCGTGGGTGATGGTTTGGACGATGGCCAGGCCCAGGCCGATGCCCGCGTGGTCGGTGTGGGTGCGCTCGGTGCCGCGTTGGAAGGGTTCGGTGAGGGTCGAGGCGAGTTGGGGGGTGACTCGCTCGCCGGTGTTCTCCACCGTCAGGACCACCGTGTCGGGGCGGACGGCGGTGCTCACCCACACGGTGCCCTGTTCAGGGAGGTTGTGGATGATCGCGTTGTGTACGAGGTTCGTGGTCAGTTGGAGGAGCAGCGTCGGGGAGCCGGTCGTGAGGGTGACGTCGCCGCTCGATTCGATCGTGACGCCGTTCTTTTCCGCTACGGGGAGGAGTGTTTCGGTGGCTTCTTCCGCCATGAGGGACAGGTCGACGCGTTCTTGGGCGAAGGATCGCTGCTCGGCGCGGCTGATCAGGAGCAGGGCCTCGGTGAGCTCGATCGCTCGGGTGTTGACGTCGTTGAGGCGGTCGATGAGTTCTTCGGTGTCGTGGTTCGGGTCGGTGCGGGCCACGTCGAGGAGTGCCTTCGAGATCGCCAGCGGGGTGCGCAGCTCGTGGGAGGCGTTGGCCGCGAATCTCCGCTGCTCGGCGACGTGCGCTTCGAGCCGGGCAAGCATCGTGTCAAAGGCGTCGGCCAGTTCGTGGAACTCGTCCTTGCGGCCCGGCAGCCGGATGCGGTGCGAGAGCGATCCGTTCGCTGCCGTGCGTGTGGCGCTGGTGATGCGGGTCAGCGGGGCGAGCATCCGGCCTGCGAGGAACCATCCTCCCAGAAGGCCGAACAGCAGCAGGAACGCCAGCACGGCGGCCGCCGCTGGGGCGAAGTTGCGCAGGAGGAGCTGGCGGTTGGGATTCTCGTAGAGGAGTCGGCGGTTCCAGTCGTCCGGGACGGGTTCCAGGAGGAACAGCCATACGGCCGCCAGCAGCAAGGTCCCCGCGAGCATGAGGAAGCCGGCGTAGCTGAGGGTGAGTTTGAGGCGGATGCTCATTCCGGGTGCTCTATCCACCGTCGCCTCCCTCGATGCGGTAGCCGACACCCGGCACCGTGGCGATCAGCCATGGCTCGCCGAGCCGTTTGCGCAGTGCCGAGACGGTGATGCGTACGGCGTTGGTGAACGGGTCGGCGTTCTCGTCCCACGCGCGTGCCAGGAGTTCCTCGGCACTGACGA from Streptomyces davaonensis JCM 4913 encodes the following:
- a CDS encoding AAA family ATPase, whose translation is MPGLQRPVVVAVCGSPGAGKTTVACATARRLGVLFLTRDEIKRGLGLSAASVAGDGGVQFAPDFHVAGGPVSLRAEEAMVNTARLLASSGVSFVVETSVLSSRLLDALHSSDARMLAVHVVARESVIGERLRVRAAGGGAVERQLSAQFQRGEMKPSIFAPPGGVDAVVEVDTSDAGEPDIDPIETAVVALIR
- a CDS encoding sensor histidine kinase; its protein translation is MSIRLKLTLSYAGFLMLAGTLLLAAVWLFLLEPVPDDWNRRLLYENPNRQLLLRNFAPAAAAVLAFLLLFGLLGGWFLAGRMLAPLTRITSATRTAANGSLSHRIRLPGRKDEFHELADAFDTMLARLEAHVAEQRRFAANASHELRTPLAISKALLDVARTDPNHDTEELIDRLNDVNTRAIELTEALLLISRAEQRSFAQERVDLSLMAEEATETLLPVAEKNGVTIESSGDVTLTTGSPTLLLQLTTNLVHNAIIHNLPEQGTVWVSTAVRPDTVVLTVENTGERVTPQLASTLTEPFQRGTERTHTDHAGIGLGLAIVQTITHAHDGTLTLTPRSAGGLRITVELPAAS